ATCATGCGCTCGATCGCGGTACGCATGAACGCCGAATCGTCGACGATCAGCACCTTGATTTTCCTGTCAGCGGTCATGTCGCCGTTCCTGCTCCCCCGCGGAGATTTTCCTGTAACCGTATGCCCCGTTGCAATGTGTCAGCTCGAACACCCCGGGCATCGGCGGCAGACTCTCGGTCTCCCCGAGAAACAGCATGCCGCCGGCGTTCAGAAGCCCGTGGAACGTGCGCACCAGCACCTGCCGGAACTCTTCGTCGAAATAGATCAGCACGTTCCGGCACATGATGATATCCGAGCCGGCATGGCATTTCAACTCGCCAAGATCTTTCAGATTCCGCACATGGAAGTTCACCAGCCTCCGGATGCCTTCTCCGACGCGAAATACAGCGTCCTCCTCGAGGCCTGCCGGAAGAGGCAATTCGAATTCGTCCCGTATCTCGCCGGTCTGGCGTCTGAACGACCGGGCGCCGTATTCCCCGGCACAGGCATGGTCGAGAAGGCGCCTGTTGATGTCCGTCGCCGTGATCTCGATCTGCATCTTTCCGTCTCTCCGGCGTACCCAGTCCGCGATATAGGCAAGCGAATATGCCTCTTCCCCGGTCGCACACGCCGCGCTCCAGATGCGCACGGCGTCGATGCCGTGCCGTTTTTTTTCCGCCAGCAGCGCCGGCAGGAACGTATGGGCGAGATATCGAAACTGGCCGGGATTGCGAAAGAAAAAACTTTCTCCGATCGTTATGCGGGACATCAGATCGTCTCTCAGATGATTCCCGATCGCGCTGGTCAAAAGGGCCAGATACTCGTCCATCGATGCCAGGCCGAGTTCACGGATATGCCGGCAGATTTTCTCATCCAGCCCGCTCGGGGAAATCCTGGACAGAAGAATACCGGCGTAATCCCGGATGAAATCGGAAAGAGCGGCCCTGTGTTGCGGCGTGATACGGATCATGCCTTGTGATACGGCTCGCCCGCGAGAATGCTCAATCCGCGATACAACTGTTCGGCCAGCACGAGCAGGGCCAGCTGATGATTCAGCGTGAAGGAGGAGAGCGCCAGCTTTTCATGGGCCGCCGCCTTGATATCGGCCGCCAGTCCTGCCGACGGGCCAAGGCAGATCACCAGCTTGTTCAGACCGGATCTCAGGGTTGCGGAAATCCACCCGGCGAACGTCATCGAATCGTACACCTTCCCATGTTCATCCAGCGCCACGACCCTCTCCGCGTCCTCGATGCGACGCCGCATTTCGGCCTCGTCGCGGCAATGGATGACGCTGACCCCGAGCCTGCCCCGGCATCTTCCGAGGTATTCGTCGACGAGTTCGCGGTATGGCTTGTCCGTGTATTTGCCGACCATCAGGATTTCTACGCGCACGTCATCCCCCGTGGACCGGCGCGTCGGAAAACTCGAATCGCTTCTGGGATGGCATCGTCGCCGGGAAAAGGCTTCGCGCCGTCTTCCGCCGGGCCGATGCCGCCGCGCACGCGCACGTTTCCGTCGCCGCGTCCTGGGTAGCAATCGTCAGGCCGGCACCGGCCATCATCGGAAGCGCGAGAAGGGGCTCCACGTTTTCGCGCACCAGTCGCGGCGTGTTCGCCTCCTGGCTGACGTGAACGAGCACGAGGTGCCGTAACGGCTTCTGGAGGCGGGTCAGCACGCCTCGCACCCCCGCGTTCGGCAGATGGCCGGTTCGTCCCCTGATGCGGCGCTTCAGCCAGTCGGGATAGGAACAGGTCGCGAGCATCTCCTCGTCGTAGTTACTTTCGAGGCAGAGCACGTCGGAGCAGGTCAGATGCGCCATCGCAACGGGCGTCAGGTGACCGAGATCGGTCGCCGCAGCCAGAGAGAGCCCTCCGGCCTCAAACCTGAATCCGACGGGTTCGACGGCATCGTGGGGAACCGGGAACGTCCAGACCCTCAGGCCGGCAAACTCGAATTCCCTGTCGGTCGGAAGCCGGACGGCATGTTTCACCTCGAGCCCCTTGCGCTCAATCGCCGCGAGCGTCCCGCGCGTCGCGAAAATGGGCAGTTCTCCACGTTTTCCGAGGAGAACGCGAAGCCCTTTCACGTGATCTTCGTGGTCATGGGTGATGAACAGGCCGTTCAGCTCGTCGAGCGTGATGCCGAGCGCCTCGAGCCCTTGGACGATCCGTCTGCAGCTCAAGCCGGCGTCCAGCAGGAAACGGCGCTGCCCGAACCCGATCACGGCGGCGTTTCCCTGACTGCCGGACCCCAGAAACGTGACGGTGATCACTCGGAGATCCTGAAACGCTGCCGGTTGATCCGGATTCTCGAAACGAAGATATTCATGGATGGAATAAGTATGCACCGAACGGCTCATTTTTTCCAGTGGGTTTTCGGCCATCCACGGGGCACGTGCTCTGCAAAAAGCGGGGCACGTATATTTCAGGAATCGCCGTGCTTTTCCTCGCCACGAAGGCGTCTGAAACTCTTCGGAAGCGCCGCGACGACATCGCTGACGCTCATGGCGTCCGCCCCGAACTCGCCCCGGGCGACGTCGGCGGCGTCCGAGTGCAGATATACGCCGACGATTGCGGCATGGAGGGCGGAAAGCCCCTGGGCCATCAACCCGCCGATCAGCCCCGACAGCACGTCGCCGGCCCCGCCGCGGGCGAGCCCGGAGTTCGGTCTGCTGCAGACGTAGACCCGGCCGTCCGGGGCAGCAATGATGGTCGTCGCCGACTTCAGGACGAGAACGCACGACATCAGCCCTGCGAACTCGCGCGCGACGCCAATCATGTCTTCCTGGATGGAGGTGATCGTCCGTCCCGTCATCCGCGCCATTTCGCCGACGTGGGGCGTCAGCACCATATCGTGTCCATGTTTTTTCAGTTTCGCGAGGTCGGCGGGCTCCGGCAGCGCATCCGCGTCGAGAACGATACCGCCGGCCCATGCGTCGGTCAACGCGTTCATCGAGGCCTTTGACGATTCCGAGCGTCCCCAGCCCGGACCGGCAACCACGGCCGCATATCTCCCGACGAATCCGCGGATTTCTTCCGCCTCGAGGGCAAAGCCGCCGTCCCGGTCGTCGAACGGGCGCACGATGACTTCGGGCGGAACGGGGCATGTCATCTGGCGCGCGATACTGGCTGGCAGGCCGAGGGTGACCAGGCCGGCTCCCGACCTCAGCCCGCTCTGGGCCGCGAGAACGCCTGCCCCCTGGTAAGCATCGGATCCCCCGAGAATCAGCAGATGCCCGAATGCGTTCTTGTGGGCGGATTCACGT
This portion of the Candidatus Ozemobacteraceae bacterium genome encodes:
- a CDS encoding protein-glutamate O-methyltransferase CheR, encoding MIRITPQHRAALSDFIRDYAGILLSRISPSGLDEKICRHIRELGLASMDEYLALLTSAIGNHLRDDLMSRITIGESFFFRNPGQFRYLAHTFLPALLAEKKRHGIDAVRIWSAACATGEEAYSLAYIADWVRRRDGKMQIEITATDINRRLLDHACAGEYGARSFRRQTGEIRDEFELPLPAGLEEDAVFRVGEGIRRLVNFHVRNLKDLGELKCHAGSDIIMCRNVLIYFDEEFRQVLVRTFHGLLNAGGMLFLGETESLPPMPGVFELTHCNGAYGYRKISAGEQERRHDR
- a CDS encoding 23S rRNA (pseudouridine(1915)-N(3))-methyltransferase RlmH: MRVEILMVGKYTDKPYRELVDEYLGRCRGRLGVSVIHCRDEAEMRRRIEDAERVVALDEHGKVYDSMTFAGWISATLRSGLNKLVICLGPSAGLAADIKAAAHEKLALSSFTLNHQLALLVLAEQLYRGLSILAGEPYHKA
- a CDS encoding MBL fold metallo-hydrolase, yielding MITVTFLGSGSQGNAAVIGFGQRRFLLDAGLSCRRIVQGLEALGITLDELNGLFITHDHEDHVKGLRVLLGKRGELPIFATRGTLAAIERKGLEVKHAVRLPTDREFEFAGLRVWTFPVPHDAVEPVGFRFEAGGLSLAAATDLGHLTPVAMAHLTCSDVLCLESNYDEEMLATCSYPDWLKRRIRGRTGHLPNAGVRGVLTRLQKPLRHLVLVHVSQEANTPRLVRENVEPLLALPMMAGAGLTIATQDAATETCACAAASARRKTARSLFPATMPSQKRFEFSDAPVHGG
- a CDS encoding NAD(P)H-hydrate dehydratase — protein: MRLVTANEMREIDRHAIEKIGIPSLVLMENAGLKILFTLEKNLSGLRGKRFTIVCGRGNNGGDGLVVARHLLNAGVSVEVFLTSRMDELSPDATKNLTVFMASGGQPVVMADAEDLDRLRVTLNFSDVVVDAIFGTGFTGNINGYLREVVRTINQSHVWCVAVDVPSGLDATTGRVSDPSIRASSTITLGAPKLGMFVYPGRDIVGEVWVADIGLPQISFETVSASHTLVTHELASALLPARRESAHKNAFGHLLILGGSDAYQGAGVLAAQSGLRSGAGLVTLGLPASIARQMTCPVPPEVIVRPFDDRDGGFALEAEEIRGFVGRYAAVVAGPGWGRSESSKASMNALTDAWAGGIVLDADALPEPADLAKLKKHGHDMVLTPHVGEMARMTGRTITSIQEDMIGVAREFAGLMSCVLVLKSATTIIAAPDGRVYVCSRPNSGLARGGAGDVLSGLIGGLMAQGLSALHAAIVGVYLHSDAADVARGEFGADAMSVSDVVAALPKSFRRLRGEEKHGDS